In one window of Opitutus sp. GAS368 DNA:
- a CDS encoding YbjQ family protein, translated as MLNTTNPSLAGQRVVKELGTVRGIVVRSRSIIGNLGAGLQTIFGGDISLYTELCERARQDAYERMCAHAAALGANAIIGLRYDATEIGTGITEVLCYGTAVVVEPAL; from the coding sequence ATGCTCAACACGACCAACCCCTCCCTCGCCGGCCAGCGGGTGGTGAAAGAACTCGGCACGGTGCGTGGCATCGTCGTCCGTTCGCGCTCGATCATCGGCAACCTCGGCGCCGGCCTGCAGACGATCTTCGGCGGCGACATCTCCCTCTACACCGAACTGTGCGAACGCGCCCGGCAGGACGCCTATGAGCGCATGTGCGCCCACGCCGCCGCGCTGGGCGCCAACGCCATCATCGGCTTGCGCTACGATGCCACCGAAATCGGCACCGGCATCACCGAGGTGCTCTGCTATGGCACGGCGGTCGTGGTGGAGCCGGCCCTCTAG
- a CDS encoding tRNA threonylcarbamoyladenosine dehydratase, whose product MTEDYLQRFGGLGRLYGTAALPRLQAAHVCVVGVGGVGSWVVEGLARSGVGAITLIDLDDVCLTNVNRQLPALDGNIGRPKVAALAERVRLINPACAVTTVSEYFTAKTAEQLLAPRYTWVVDCVDLMSNKALLIAECTKRGQPVLTVGSAGGKRDATKIVVTDFGDGHGDELLRQVRKKLRRDHGFAKGEGNHYGIPCVSSQEQPVFPWADGTCATEPEEGSNLRLDCATGFGTAVFITGAFGFAAAGEVVRRIALG is encoded by the coding sequence ATGACAGAAGACTATCTCCAGCGCTTCGGCGGGCTGGGCCGGCTCTATGGCACGGCGGCGTTGCCGCGGCTGCAGGCGGCGCACGTCTGCGTCGTGGGCGTGGGCGGCGTCGGTTCGTGGGTGGTCGAGGGTCTGGCGCGATCGGGCGTCGGGGCCATCACGCTGATCGATTTGGACGACGTGTGCCTGACCAACGTCAACCGCCAGCTGCCCGCACTCGACGGCAACATCGGCCGGCCCAAGGTGGCGGCGCTGGCCGAGCGCGTGCGGCTGATCAACCCGGCCTGCGCGGTCACGACCGTCAGCGAATATTTCACCGCGAAGACGGCGGAGCAGCTGCTGGCTCCGCGCTACACTTGGGTGGTGGACTGCGTCGATCTCATGTCAAACAAGGCATTGCTCATCGCCGAGTGCACCAAGCGTGGCCAGCCGGTGCTCACGGTCGGCTCGGCGGGGGGCAAGCGGGACGCCACGAAGATCGTCGTGACCGACTTTGGCGACGGGCACGGGGACGAGCTGCTGCGCCAGGTGCGCAAGAAGCTGCGGCGCGACCACGGCTTCGCCAAGGGCGAGGGCAACCATTACGGCATCCCCTGCGTATCCTCGCAGGAGCAACCGGTCTTTCCGTGGGCCGATGGCACCTGCGCGACCGAGCCGGAAGAAGGCTCGAACCTGCGGCTCGACTGCGCGACCGGCTTTGGCACGGCGGTGTTCATCACCGGGGCGTTCGGCTTCGCGGCGGCCGGCGAAGTGGTGCGTCGGATCGCGCTCGGCTGA
- the pnuC gene encoding nicotinamide riboside transporter PnuC has protein sequence MQAIWQNIWTGLTTATPLDQVNLVLGVIGVGLMIRRSLWAFPVGLVAVTVQGVLFYQSHFPADALLQVFYFVALAWGWWHWVKDRGAAPELPITKLPGRGRVLTLVIATAATALWALAVGPVMHAVMPWRDAFIAIFSVAAQVLQARKNIENWALWAVVNLAAVASYWSAELAYTAFLYAIYLVMGLVGWRVWHRAMRGAAV, from the coding sequence ATGCAGGCCATCTGGCAGAACATCTGGACCGGGCTGACCACGGCCACCCCGCTGGATCAGGTCAACCTCGTGCTGGGTGTAATCGGCGTGGGGCTGATGATCCGGCGCAGCCTGTGGGCGTTTCCGGTCGGCCTGGTGGCGGTCACGGTGCAGGGGGTGCTTTTCTACCAGAGCCACTTCCCGGCGGACGCCCTGCTGCAGGTCTTCTATTTCGTGGCGCTGGCGTGGGGCTGGTGGCACTGGGTCAAGGACCGGGGTGCCGCACCCGAATTGCCCATCACGAAGCTGCCCGGGCGGGGTCGGGTGCTAACCCTGGTTATAGCCACGGCGGCTACCGCCCTCTGGGCGCTGGCCGTCGGGCCGGTGATGCACGCCGTCATGCCTTGGCGCGACGCTTTCATCGCGATTTTCAGTGTCGCCGCGCAGGTGCTCCAGGCGCGCAAGAACATCGAGAACTGGGCGCTCTGGGCGGTCGTGAACCTGGCGGCGGTCGCCTCGTATTGGAGTGCGGAGCTGGCCTACACGGCGTTCCTTTACGCCATCTATCTGGTCATGGGCCTCGTCGGTTGGCGGGTCTGGCACCGAGCGATGAGGGGGGCGGCGGTATGA
- a CDS encoding LemA family protein translates to MSAVLIVLGVLLLVAVVLGLWVAGIYNSLVTLRNRFKNAFAQIDVQLKRRYDLIPNLVEVAKGYMKHESGTLEAVIKARNVAYAASQAAAANPADAGAVKNLLGAESGLAGAMSRLMVVSEQYPDLKANQNMMQLIEEMTSTENKISFARQAYNDSVMTYNTTRESFPTNVLAGMFNFAEAQLFQIENAAERAAPQVKFT, encoded by the coding sequence ATGAGTGCTGTTCTGATCGTTCTCGGAGTCCTGCTCCTTGTCGCTGTCGTCCTCGGCCTGTGGGTCGCGGGCATCTACAACTCGCTCGTCACCCTGCGCAACCGTTTCAAGAACGCCTTCGCCCAGATCGACGTCCAGCTCAAGCGCCGCTACGATCTCATCCCCAACCTCGTCGAGGTCGCCAAGGGCTACATGAAGCATGAGAGCGGCACGCTCGAGGCCGTCATCAAGGCCCGCAACGTGGCCTACGCCGCCTCCCAGGCCGCCGCCGCCAACCCGGCCGACGCCGGCGCGGTGAAGAACCTCCTCGGCGCCGAGTCCGGCCTCGCGGGCGCGATGTCCCGCCTCATGGTCGTCTCCGAGCAATACCCCGACCTCAAGGCCAACCAGAACATGATGCAGCTCATCGAGGAGATGACCTCCACGGAAAACAAGATCTCGTTCGCCCGGCAGGCCTACAACGACTCGGTCATGACCTACAACACGACCCGCGAGTCCTTCCCGACCAACGTCCTCGCCGGCATGTTCAACTTCGCCGAGGCCCAGCTCTTCCAGATCGAGAACGCCGCGGAGCGCGCCGCCCCGCAGGTCAAATTCACCTGA
- a CDS encoding SufE family protein yields the protein MSLVEKQSQLVADYEIIPDPQERLAAVVDQARKRPPLPDTARTEANRVKGCVSLAWIVGELRDGRCFFRSDADSPLVRGLLVLLCDFYSGATPAEVMATEPALLEELGLARNLSPTRLNGLRSVRAKIREFAAAAAQAP from the coding sequence GTGTCACTCGTCGAAAAGCAGTCCCAGCTTGTGGCCGATTACGAGATCATCCCCGACCCGCAGGAACGGCTCGCCGCCGTGGTCGACCAGGCGCGCAAACGCCCGCCCCTGCCCGACACCGCCCGCACCGAGGCCAACCGCGTGAAGGGCTGCGTGTCACTCGCGTGGATCGTCGGCGAGCTGCGCGACGGCCGCTGCTTCTTCCGCAGCGACGCCGATTCGCCACTCGTGCGCGGCCTGCTCGTGCTGCTGTGCGATTTCTACAGCGGCGCCACGCCCGCGGAGGTGATGGCGACCGAACCCGCCCTTTTGGAGGAGCTGGGGCTCGCCCGCAACCTCTCACCCACCCGGCTCAACGGGTTGCGTTCGGTCCGGGCAAAAATCCGTGAATTCGCCGCGGCCGCCGCCCAAGCCCCTTAG
- a CDS encoding M48 family metallopeptidase, translating into MDFFEAQEHARKRTHRLVFLFVFAVLGTILAGYAAAWFLLGSVGSYQGYGRRIYREEVSSSRPLFDPKLLLAVAGGTVAVVSLASLYKWSQMREGGAAIAELAGGRPLDPKTTDLRERKLLNVVEEMAIASGIPMPAVYVLEDEPGLNAFAAGFTTSDAAVTVTRGALDKLTRDELQGVIGHEFSHILNGDMRLNVRITAIVFGILVIGLLGRGLLQSLGRGRVSGGDGKKGGGIAGLLVVGLALMIIGYVGYFFGRLIQAAVSRQREFLADASAVQFTRNPGGITGALKKIGGYAIGGNVIGGNTAEISHFFFAQAFQSNFGGLWATHPPLDERIRAVDPSWDGKLFEPEQVVDIAHESSAIAGFGGGQRFSAAETLERVQAAPADLPPVLPVKPIAFKPVKIVANLGALTEAHFRHAQQLLDNIPARLRESTRDPVAAQVLVYGLLLSGDKAARDLQQELVAKHAGPEAAAALAAQRPALSLLDAEARLPLLQLALPALRSLDATALDRFFTTLDELVHADGKVTPFEYAMQKLLLSQLQLAQKPVRRVQFDSFDAVKGEIGVVLSALAYFSPKDSAGAFAEGAGQMPVIRDQLTLLAPAACGLEQVDAALDKLAVSSMPIKQRLLVAAGHVIASDGTVTVEEGELYRAFAATLDCPMPALGQTI; encoded by the coding sequence ATGGACTTCTTCGAGGCCCAGGAACACGCGCGGAAGCGGACCCACCGGCTTGTCTTCCTCTTCGTGTTCGCGGTGCTCGGCACGATCCTGGCCGGCTACGCGGCCGCCTGGTTCCTGCTCGGCAGCGTTGGCTCCTACCAAGGCTATGGCCGGCGGATTTACCGCGAGGAGGTCTCGTCATCCCGGCCGCTGTTCGACCCGAAGCTTCTCCTCGCGGTCGCCGGCGGCACCGTCGCCGTCGTCAGCCTCGCCTCGCTCTACAAATGGTCGCAGATGCGCGAGGGTGGCGCGGCCATCGCCGAGCTGGCCGGGGGCCGGCCACTCGACCCGAAGACCACCGACCTCCGCGAACGGAAGCTGCTCAATGTCGTCGAGGAGATGGCCATCGCCTCGGGCATCCCCATGCCGGCCGTCTACGTGCTCGAGGACGAGCCCGGGCTCAACGCCTTTGCCGCCGGGTTCACCACCAGCGACGCCGCCGTGACCGTCACCCGCGGTGCGCTTGACAAGCTCACGCGCGACGAGCTGCAGGGTGTCATCGGCCACGAATTCAGCCACATCCTCAACGGCGACATGCGGCTCAATGTCCGCATCACCGCCATCGTCTTCGGCATCCTCGTCATCGGTCTGCTGGGCCGCGGCCTCCTGCAGTCGCTCGGCCGCGGCCGGGTCAGCGGGGGCGACGGGAAGAAGGGCGGTGGCATCGCCGGCCTCCTCGTCGTCGGCCTGGCGCTGATGATCATCGGCTACGTGGGCTACTTTTTCGGCCGGCTCATCCAGGCCGCCGTGTCCCGCCAGCGCGAGTTCCTGGCCGACGCCTCGGCGGTCCAGTTCACCCGCAACCCGGGCGGCATCACCGGCGCGCTCAAGAAAATCGGCGGCTATGCCATCGGTGGGAACGTCATCGGCGGGAACACGGCCGAAATCAGCCACTTTTTCTTCGCCCAGGCCTTCCAGTCCAACTTCGGCGGACTGTGGGCCACCCATCCGCCGCTCGACGAGCGCATCCGCGCGGTCGACCCGTCATGGGACGGCAAGCTCTTCGAGCCCGAGCAGGTGGTGGACATCGCCCACGAGTCTTCCGCCATCGCGGGCTTCGGGGGAGGCCAGCGATTTTCCGCCGCCGAGACCCTCGAACGCGTGCAGGCCGCCCCCGCCGACCTCCCCCCGGTGTTGCCCGTGAAACCCATCGCCTTCAAGCCGGTCAAGATCGTCGCCAACCTCGGCGCGCTTACCGAGGCGCATTTTCGCCACGCCCAGCAGCTGCTCGACAACATCCCCGCCCGGCTGCGCGAGTCCACCCGCGATCCGGTCGCGGCCCAGGTGCTCGTCTATGGCCTGTTGCTCAGCGGCGACAAGGCCGCGCGCGACCTCCAGCAGGAGCTCGTGGCCAAGCACGCCGGCCCGGAAGCCGCCGCCGCGCTCGCCGCGCAGCGCCCGGCCCTCAGCCTGCTCGACGCCGAGGCGCGCCTGCCCCTGCTGCAGCTGGCCCTGCCGGCATTGCGGTCGCTCGATGCCACGGCACTCGATCGTTTCTTCACCACGCTCGATGAACTTGTGCATGCCGACGGCAAGGTCACGCCGTTCGAATACGCCATGCAGAAGTTGCTGCTGAGCCAGCTGCAGCTCGCGCAAAAGCCGGTGCGGCGCGTGCAATTCGATTCGTTCGACGCCGTGAAGGGCGAGATCGGCGTCGTGCTCTCCGCCCTGGCCTACTTCAGTCCGAAGGATTCCGCCGGCGCCTTTGCCGAGGGCGCCGGGCAGATGCCCGTCATCCGCGACCAGCTCACCCTTCTGGCACCGGCCGCCTGCGGCCTGGAGCAGGTGGATGCCGCGCTCGACAAGCTCGCGGTCAGCAGCATGCCCATCAAACAGCGTCTGCTGGTCGCCGCCGGTCATGTGATTGCCAGCGACGGCACCGTGACCGTGGAGGAAGGCGAGCTCTACCGGGCCTTCGCCGCCACGCTTGACTGCCCGATGCCCGCCCTGGGCCAGACGATCTGA
- a CDS encoding TatD family hydrolase: MNLYDAHQHFHFEQLTPHRAAIVHDLQAAGVKGAVVNGTNAEEWPVVAALAREYPWVVPSFGVHPWDAGNRAPDWLKKLRAALEANPGAGVGEIGLDRWLLELKPDDPRVAGLRVAELEEQTEVFTAQLALAAEFNRAPSIHCVQAWGALHDALKKAKLPARGFLIHGYAGPAEMIRNFTDLGASYSFNIQLLEPRHKSRLENFRHIPVKRLLVETDAPTKPPAGELNRFPLPPAADGSAVNHPANLVVTYEQLAKLRHVPLATLAPQVEQNFKRLFL; this comes from the coding sequence GTGAATCTCTACGACGCCCACCAGCATTTCCATTTCGAACAGCTGACGCCGCACCGCGCCGCCATCGTGCACGACCTCCAGGCCGCCGGGGTGAAGGGCGCCGTCGTCAACGGCACCAACGCGGAGGAGTGGCCCGTGGTGGCCGCGCTGGCCCGGGAATATCCGTGGGTCGTGCCGAGCTTCGGCGTGCATCCGTGGGACGCGGGCAACCGCGCGCCGGACTGGCTCAAGAAGCTGAGGGCCGCGCTCGAGGCGAACCCGGGCGCCGGGGTCGGCGAGATCGGCCTCGACCGGTGGCTGCTTGAGCTCAAGCCGGACGATCCCCGCGTCGCCGGCCTGCGCGTGGCGGAGCTGGAGGAACAGACCGAGGTCTTCACCGCGCAGCTGGCCCTCGCCGCCGAGTTCAACCGCGCGCCGTCCATCCACTGCGTGCAGGCCTGGGGCGCGCTGCATGATGCGCTGAAGAAGGCGAAGCTGCCGGCCCGCGGTTTTCTGATCCACGGTTACGCCGGCCCGGCCGAGATGATCCGGAATTTCACCGATCTCGGCGCCAGCTACTCCTTCAACATCCAGCTGCTGGAACCGCGGCACAAGAGCCGGCTGGAGAATTTCCGGCACATCCCGGTCAAGCGCCTGCTCGTCGAGACCGATGCCCCGACCAAGCCGCCGGCGGGCGAACTCAACCGCTTTCCCCTGCCGCCGGCCGCGGACGGCTCCGCGGTCAACCATCCCGCCAACCTCGTCGTGACCTACGAGCAGCTGGCGAAGCTCCGTCACGTGCCGCTGGCGACCCTGGCCCCGCAGGTGGAGCAGAATTTCAAGAGGCTGTTCCTGTAG
- a CDS encoding DUF1501 domain-containing protein, translating to MSDDHHHHHHPCCGISTNPADYFLTRRQFLNRVGMGVGGLSLAALLDPLNLVAAPGDIVTSAGNPMAPHAPQFPGKAKAVIHIFAQGAPSHVDTWDYKPMLTKMNNKTIGGDGVAMGSPFKFAPYGKSGLEVSELFAKTAAHADDLAVIKSMYTDIPAHEVATVFMNTGSLRITKPSLGAWTVYGLGSENQNLPGFISLRTGGLPPGGATNYGSAFLPGVYQGTSVNTQAQNVQQMIQNIRNNYVSKAEQRRQLDFIHSLNALHEENLQKDAALESRLQSSEIAFRMQAEATDVFDINKEPADVRAAYGNSQPGKQLLIARRLVERGVRFVQVWHTGWDHHQDLEDRITTKAGEIDQPLAALLTDLKQRGLLDSTLVIWGGEFGRKPTKDKNGGENPGRDHNAKAFSVVMAGGGVKGGVVHGATDEFGAAAVKDKVHVHDLHATILQCMGFDHTKLTYRFNGRDFRLTDVAGNVVKPILA from the coding sequence ATGTCCGACGACCATCATCACCATCATCATCCGTGTTGCGGCATTTCGACCAACCCCGCGGACTATTTCCTGACCCGCCGCCAGTTTCTGAACCGCGTCGGCATGGGCGTGGGCGGCCTGAGCCTCGCCGCGCTGCTCGACCCGCTCAACCTGGTCGCCGCCCCCGGCGACATCGTCACGTCGGCCGGAAACCCCATGGCGCCTCACGCGCCCCAGTTCCCGGGCAAGGCCAAGGCCGTCATCCACATCTTCGCCCAGGGCGCGCCGTCGCACGTCGATACTTGGGACTACAAGCCGATGCTGACGAAGATGAACAACAAGACCATCGGCGGCGACGGCGTGGCGATGGGCTCGCCGTTCAAGTTCGCCCCCTACGGCAAGTCCGGCCTCGAGGTCAGCGAGCTGTTTGCCAAGACCGCGGCGCATGCCGACGACCTCGCCGTCATCAAGTCGATGTATACCGACATTCCGGCGCACGAGGTCGCCACGGTGTTCATGAACACCGGCTCGCTCCGCATCACCAAGCCCAGCCTCGGCGCGTGGACCGTCTACGGCCTGGGCAGCGAGAACCAGAACCTTCCCGGCTTCATCTCCCTGCGCACCGGCGGGCTGCCCCCCGGCGGCGCCACGAACTACGGCTCGGCCTTCCTGCCGGGTGTCTACCAGGGCACCAGCGTCAACACCCAGGCGCAGAATGTGCAGCAGATGATCCAGAACATCCGCAACAACTATGTCTCCAAGGCCGAGCAGCGCCGCCAGCTCGACTTCATCCACTCGCTCAACGCCCTCCACGAGGAAAACCTGCAGAAGGACGCTGCGCTCGAGTCGCGCCTCCAATCTTCCGAGATCGCCTTCCGCATGCAGGCGGAGGCCACCGATGTGTTCGACATCAACAAGGAGCCGGCCGACGTCCGCGCCGCCTACGGCAACAGCCAGCCGGGCAAGCAGCTGCTCATCGCGCGCCGCCTCGTCGAGCGCGGCGTGCGCTTCGTCCAGGTCTGGCACACCGGCTGGGACCACCACCAGGACCTCGAGGACCGCATCACCACCAAGGCGGGTGAGATCGACCAGCCGCTGGCCGCGCTCCTCACCGACCTCAAGCAACGCGGCCTGCTCGACTCCACGCTGGTCATCTGGGGCGGCGAGTTCGGCCGCAAGCCGACCAAGGACAAAAACGGCGGCGAGAATCCCGGTCGCGACCACAACGCCAAGGCCTTCTCCGTCGTCATGGCGGGCGGTGGCGTGAAGGGCGGCGTGGTCCACGGCGCGACCGACGAATTCGGCGCCGCCGCGGTGAAGGACAAGGTCCACGTCCACGACCTGCACGCCACCATCCTCCAGTGCATGGGCTTCGACCACACGAAGCTCACTTACCGTTTCAACGGCCGCGATTTCCGGCTCACCGACGTGGCCGGCAACGTCGTGAAACCCATCCTCGCCTGA
- a CDS encoding PSD1 and planctomycete cytochrome C domain-containing protein, which translates to MRRILVGTSLLAVTLARAADMPAAIAPTPAISAADLQFFETKVRPVLTEECYQCHSHQADRIKGKLMLDSRDAVLLGGVTGPAIVPGKPDDSLLIQAIRYTDEDLLMPPKEHGGKLSDQQIADLTEWVRRGAPDPRVPVMAASGKSYGGIGKAHWAFQPVRKPEVPAVKDNSWVQSPLDHFVLAKLESVGLHPNPIADKRTLIRRVTFDLTGLPPTEPEIQRFIADDSPGAFAKVVDRLLDSPAYGERWARYWLDVARYSDTKGDAPKRNDPRYPHAWTYRDYVIDAFNRDKPYSQFILEQLAADRLVVEQEDKAKAKKVEPPTDRSVLAALGFLTLGNQFDGRRDDVIADQIDVTTKAFLGLTVACARCHDHKFDPIPTKDYYSLYGVFANTVEPPRVTAEPTLFTKLPKTPELVDYMAKSEELKKKEEDLQAQFAEFRRSRDRDPQKRRDLAREEGLLQRQVGDLEMEHPGAPARANVVLDVPRAHDYPVLLRGEVQNKGDTVPRRFLECLAPDPKHRPEWNKGSGRVDLAKAIADPKNPLTARVFVNRLWQQHFGAGFVGTPDDLGNMSVPPANPELLDWLATQFVESGWSIKQLQRTIVLSSTYQQSSVANPAAVALDPDNKLLWRANLRRLQFEEVYDSLLAIAGTLDRTVGGKSVMPSSDSFGTRRSLYTYIDRRNPPELLTQFDFPNPDTPSGKRYETTVPQQALFLMNSPLVIETARKLTHRPEFAALDTDTNRVTSLYLAIFQRPPTDKEVDIGVRYVRANPAGKALDVPEPVAQKTAREKAIEDRKVRQAAQNPKGKYAADQRPIGSNIMPAGPEDAWTKLAHALFQTNETMFVN; encoded by the coding sequence ATGCGCCGCATCCTTGTCGGAACCAGCCTGCTCGCGGTCACGCTCGCCCGCGCCGCGGATATGCCGGCGGCCATCGCGCCCACCCCGGCCATCTCGGCCGCCGACCTGCAGTTCTTCGAGACGAAGGTCCGTCCGGTGCTCACCGAGGAATGCTACCAGTGCCACAGCCACCAGGCGGACCGCATCAAGGGCAAGCTCATGCTCGATTCGCGCGACGCCGTGCTGCTCGGCGGCGTCACGGGCCCGGCGATCGTCCCGGGCAAGCCCGACGACAGCCTGCTCATCCAGGCCATCCGCTATACCGACGAGGATTTGCTGATGCCCCCGAAGGAGCACGGCGGGAAGCTGAGCGACCAGCAGATCGCCGACCTCACCGAGTGGGTGCGGCGCGGGGCGCCCGACCCGCGCGTGCCCGTCATGGCCGCCAGCGGCAAATCCTACGGCGGCATCGGCAAGGCCCACTGGGCCTTCCAGCCGGTCAGGAAACCCGAGGTGCCCGCCGTGAAGGACAACTCCTGGGTGCAGTCGCCCCTCGACCATTTCGTGTTGGCGAAGCTCGAGTCCGTCGGCCTGCATCCGAATCCGATCGCCGACAAGCGCACGCTCATCCGCCGCGTCACCTTTGACCTCACCGGCCTGCCGCCGACCGAGCCCGAGATCCAGCGCTTCATCGCCGACGACTCGCCCGGCGCCTTTGCCAAGGTCGTCGACCGCCTGCTCGACTCCCCGGCCTACGGCGAACGCTGGGCCCGCTACTGGCTCGATGTCGCCCGCTATTCCGACACCAAGGGCGACGCACCGAAGCGCAACGACCCGCGCTACCCGCATGCGTGGACCTACCGCGACTATGTGATCGATGCGTTCAACCGCGACAAACCCTACAGTCAGTTCATCCTCGAGCAGCTCGCGGCCGACCGCCTCGTCGTCGAGCAGGAGGACAAGGCCAAGGCGAAGAAAGTCGAGCCCCCGACGGACCGCAGCGTGCTCGCCGCCCTGGGTTTCCTGACGCTCGGCAACCAGTTTGACGGCCGCCGGGATGACGTGATCGCCGACCAGATCGACGTCACGACCAAGGCCTTCCTCGGCCTCACCGTCGCCTGCGCCCGTTGCCACGACCACAAATTCGACCCGATCCCCACCAAGGACTACTATTCCCTTTACGGCGTGTTCGCCAACACCGTCGAACCGCCGCGCGTCACCGCGGAGCCCACGCTGTTCACCAAGCTGCCCAAGACCCCCGAGCTGGTCGACTACATGGCCAAGTCGGAGGAGCTGAAGAAAAAGGAGGAAGATCTGCAGGCGCAGTTCGCCGAGTTCCGCCGCAGCCGCGACCGGGATCCGCAGAAACGTCGCGATCTCGCCCGCGAAGAGGGCCTGCTGCAGCGCCAGGTCGGCGACCTCGAGATGGAGCACCCCGGCGCACCCGCCCGGGCCAACGTCGTGCTCGATGTACCCCGGGCGCATGACTATCCCGTGCTGCTGCGCGGCGAGGTGCAGAACAAGGGCGACACCGTGCCGCGCCGCTTCCTCGAATGCCTTGCGCCCGACCCCAAGCACCGCCCGGAGTGGAACAAGGGATCCGGCCGCGTCGACCTGGCCAAGGCCATCGCGGACCCGAAGAACCCGCTCACCGCCCGCGTGTTCGTGAACCGGCTGTGGCAGCAGCATTTCGGCGCCGGTTTCGTCGGCACGCCCGACGATCTCGGCAACATGTCCGTGCCGCCCGCGAACCCCGAGCTGCTCGACTGGCTCGCCACGCAGTTTGTCGAGTCCGGCTGGTCCATCAAGCAGCTGCAGCGCACCATCGTGCTCAGCAGCACCTATCAGCAGTCCAGCGTGGCCAATCCCGCCGCGGTCGCGCTCGACCCCGACAACAAGCTGCTCTGGCGGGCCAACCTTCGCCGCCTCCAGTTCGAGGAGGTCTACGACTCGCTCCTCGCCATCGCCGGCACGCTTGATCGCACGGTGGGCGGCAAGTCCGTCATGCCCTCCAGCGACTCGTTCGGCACCCGGCGCTCGCTCTACACCTATATTGACCGCCGCAATCCGCCGGAGCTGCTCACGCAATTCGACTTCCCCAATCCCGACACCCCCTCCGGCAAGCGCTACGAAACCACCGTGCCGCAACAGGCCCTTTTCCTGATGAACAGCCCGCTGGTCATCGAGACCGCGCGCAAACTCACGCACCGGCCTGAGTTCGCCGCGCTGGACACCGACACGAACCGCGTCACCTCGCTCTACCTTGCCATCTTCCAGCGCCCACCCACGGACAAGGAGGTCGATATCGGCGTCCGCTATGTGCGCGCCAACCCGGCCGGCAAGGCGCTCGACGTGCCCGAGCCCGTGGCCCAAAAAACCGCCCGCGAGAAAGCCATCGAGGACCGCAAGGTCCGCCAGGCCGCACAAAACCCCAAGGGCAAATACGCCGCCGACCAGCGCCCCATCGGCAGCAACATCATGCCCGCCGGCCCGGAGGACGCGTGGACCAAGCTGGCCCACGCCCTCTTTCAGACCAACGAGACGATGTTCGTGAACTGA
- a CDS encoding ATP-binding protein, giving the protein MSGPLRIAVCGTESTGKTRLAEKLGTHFRAPVVAEYARERWDQQGALGLEDMLPIAREQWRREDEAAAHAERLVICDTDALTTMLWSDLLYGTCPDEVRRGAEKRCRDYALYLLLDTDVPFAPDPQRCFPDPADREKCRRVWRGALERRHLPFVDIRGEWAAREAAAIAAIQAIL; this is encoded by the coding sequence ATGAGCGGGCCGTTGCGCATTGCGGTCTGCGGCACCGAGTCCACGGGCAAGACCCGCCTGGCGGAAAAACTCGGCACGCACTTCCGCGCGCCGGTCGTGGCCGAATATGCCCGCGAACGCTGGGACCAGCAGGGCGCGCTCGGCCTCGAGGACATGCTGCCCATCGCCCGCGAGCAATGGCGGCGCGAGGACGAGGCCGCGGCTCATGCGGAGCGGCTGGTCATCTGCGACACCGACGCGCTGACGACGATGCTCTGGAGCGACCTGCTCTACGGCACCTGCCCGGATGAGGTCCGGCGCGGCGCGGAAAAGCGCTGCCGGGACTACGCCCTCTACCTGCTGCTCGACACCGACGTGCCGTTCGCGCCTGACCCGCAGCGCTGTTTTCCCGATCCCGCCGACCGGGAAAAATGCCGGCGCGTCTGGCGGGGCGCGCTCGAGCGCCGGCATCTGCCCTTTGTGGATATCCGCGGCGAATGGGCGGCCCGCGAGGCCGCGGCGATCGCGGCGATTCAAGCGATCCTGTAG